The following coding sequences lie in one Arachis stenosperma cultivar V10309 chromosome 5, arast.V10309.gnm1.PFL2, whole genome shotgun sequence genomic window:
- the LOC130982121 gene encoding nematode resistance protein-like HSPRO2, with the protein MVDLEWKSKMVRSNINMHHPKSPKLTVSDKSVLQPNLPALQLHLTPNDFKTASFSLCEAYDNYLSLPQLRTLWASNNFPNWAHEPIIKPALHALEITFRFISTVFSDPRPYANKREWGRRLESLAKAQVQLIATLLKDQEESPETRGEVPVSDISSSGYRSYSEASLLPRLATWHRSRDVAQRILATVEAEMTRCPYTIGLGEPNLAGKPILRYDAICRPNELHSLETTPFDHVDNFENLNLRATHQIVESWSCAAHVLLESVAESVEGRRFEKAARECYAVERIWKLLTEIEDLHLLMDPNDLMKLKKQIEIRCFGDTAAFCFRSKELVEVTKMCREMKRMVPEILEVEVDPKGGPEIVEAAMRVYAEKKESVVEVLQAMQGIEAAMKRFFFGYKQVVAAVMGSAEAGGNRIGSGDSLSQIFLEPTYFPSLDAAKTFLGYYWDTKMPLLDTDI; encoded by the coding sequence ATGGTTGATTTAGAGTGGAAATCAAAGATGGTAAGGTCCAACATCAACATGCACCATCCCAAGTCCCCAAAACTCACCGTTTCAGACAAATCCGTACTTCAACCAAACTTACCCGCTTTGCAGCTACATCTTACACCAAACGACTTCAAAACAGCGTCGTTTTCCCTTTGTGAAGCTTACGACAACTACCTCAGCCTCCCTCAGCTACGAACACTCTGGGCCTCAAACAACTTCCCTAACTGGGCCCACGAACCCATCATCAAGCCCGCCCTCCACGCCCTCGAGATCACCTTCCGATTCATCTCAACCGTTTTCTCAGACCCAAGGCCGTATGCCAACAAACGCGAGTGGGGCCGCAGGCTCGAGTCCCTCGCCAAGGCCCAGGTACAGCTCATCGCAACGCTCTTGAAGGACCAGGAAGAAAGCCCTGAGACACGTGGCGAAGTTCCGGTTAGTGACATCAGCAGTAGCGGTTACAGAAGCTACAGCGAGGCTAGCTTGCTTCCAAGGCTCGCCACGTGGCACAGATCCAGGGATGTGGCTCAGAGAATCCTCGCCACCGTGGAAGCCGAGATGACGAGGTGTCCGTACACTATAGGCTTGGGCGAACCAAACCTCGCCGGAAAACCGATCCTCCGTTACGACGCCATTTGCAGGCCAAACGAGCTTCATTCTCTCGAAACGACGCCGTTTGATCACGTGGATAACTTCGAGAACTTGAATCTACGCGCGACGCACCAGATTGTGGAGTCCTGGTCATGCGCCGCGCACGTGCTGCTCGAGAGTGTTGCGGAGTCGGTGGAAGGAAGAAGGTTCGAGAAGGCCGCGAGGGAGTGCTACGCAGTGGAGCGGATCTGGAAGCTTCTAACGGAGATCGAGGACCTTCACTTATTGATGGATCCAAACGATTTGATGAAGCTGAAGAAGCAGATCGAGATTCGGTGTTTCGGCGATACGGCGGCATTTTGCTTCCGGTCGAAGGAGCTAGTGGAGGTGACGAAGATGTGTAGGGAGATGAAGAGGATGGTGCCGGAGATATTGGAGGTGGAGGTTGATCCGAAGGGAGGGCCGGAAATAGTGGAGGCCGCGATGAGGGTTTATGCAGAAAAAAAGGAGAGTGTGGTGGAGGTATTGCAAGCGATGCAGGGAATAGAGGCGGCGATGAAGAGATTCTTCTTCGGTTACAAGCAGGTTGTGGCGGCAGTGATGGGAAGTGCGGAGGCTGGTGGGAACCGAATTGGTTCCGGCGACTCGCTGAGTCAGATATTCCTGGAGCCAACGTATTTTCCGAGCCTCGATGCAGCAAAGACGTTCCTGGGGTATTATTGGGACACGAAAATGCCCTTGCTTGACACTGACATTTGA